A single Methanospirillum lacunae DNA region contains:
- a CDS encoding Fic family protein, with protein MRDLFLLEAGKSAETDEKRQDIREVMNYQRALSHAQERMKTGHLSWDLILSLHTILLDGVRGSPYGGSVRNIRSYIGPIGAPIEQATYIPPPPELLPEMIHNWEEYSSTLKRMPLSSLQF; from the coding sequence ATGAGAGACCTGTTTCTACTTGAAGCAGGAAAATCAGCAGAAACTGATGAAAAACGGCAGGATATCAGAGAGGTCATGAATTATCAGAGAGCTCTCAGTCATGCACAGGAGAGAATGAAAACCGGGCATCTCTCTTGGGATCTCATTCTTTCCCTGCATACTATTCTTCTGGATGGGGTAAGAGGGAGTCCATATGGTGGAAGTGTTCGGAATATTCGCAGTTATATCGGCCCAATCGGGGCACCCATTGAGCAGGCAACCTATATCCCTCCCCCTCCGGAGTTACTTCCAGAGATGATTCATAACTGGGAAGAGTACTCATCGACTCTGAAAAGGATGCCCTTGTCCAGCTTGCAGTTCTGA
- a CDS encoding Fic/DOC family N-terminal domain-containing protein produces MKPEPFIPEPLPPSDIDWISHIPLIGAANAALARFDGLLQSIQNPDLLLTPLITQEAVISSRIEGT; encoded by the coding sequence ATGAAACCTGAACCGTTCATACCAGAACCCCTGCCACCATCAGATATAGACTGGATCAGTCATATCCCTCTTATTGGTGCTGCAAACGCAGCGTTAGCCAGGTTTGACGGTCTGCTCCAAAGCATACAGAATCCGGATCTCCTCCTCACCCCTCTTATCACTCAGGAGGCAGTCATATCTTCCCGGATAGAAGGAACATAG
- a CDS encoding nucleotidyltransferase family protein, producing the protein MNNKTRLNSITSILQSLKPRLSERYHITRIGVFGSVTKGTQTDESDVDILVEFSDPPGLFRFMEIEAFLSDTLQARVDLVDVEGIKPRLKTRILSEVIYL; encoded by the coding sequence GTGAATAACAAAACAAGATTGAATTCCATAACATCTATTCTTCAATCACTAAAACCCCGGCTCTCTGAACGGTATCATATAACCCGTATCGGAGTATTCGGATCTGTAACCAAAGGCACCCAGACAGATGAAAGCGACGTTGATATCCTTGTGGAGTTCTCTGATCCTCCTGGATTGTTTAGATTCATGGAGATTGAAGCATTTCTGTCCGATACTCTTCAAGCACGTGTAGACCTCGTAGATGTTGAAGGAATAAAACCAAGGCTGAAGACCCGGATTCTATCAGAGGTCATATATCTCTGA
- a CDS encoding substrate-binding domain-containing protein: MFTLTLVYADEQDFQTNSSGKTLLVSSGSGQTEPMKEVCWLYENQTGTKIDLNILGSISQIYEMSTNHTGDVYVSGGTAEYANASKQGLVNPSPALIAYRIPVILVQKGNPKNITTLEDFADPGINVVLADPSKSATARASNLIFSNLGILDDVNKNVQMRPGTVEELIDAMKNGMDATIIARELITTKDLDIIDIPIDKNKVMVIAAGRTTYTKDPDTAQDFVNFLNSSASKEIFEKDGFPPYPDCGYIK, translated from the coding sequence ATGTTCACCCTAACTTTAGTTTATGCGGATGAACAAGATTTTCAGACAAATAGTTCAGGAAAGACCCTGTTAGTATCGAGTGGATCAGGTCAGACTGAACCTATGAAGGAAGTATGCTGGCTCTATGAGAATCAGACCGGAACAAAGATAGATCTAAATATCCTTGGTTCAATATCACAGATTTACGAGATGAGTACGAATCATACCGGTGATGTTTATGTATCTGGAGGAACCGCCGAATATGCAAATGCATCAAAACAAGGTCTGGTTAATCCTTCTCCTGCACTAATTGCATACCGTATTCCAGTAATACTTGTCCAAAAAGGTAATCCCAAAAATATTACCACACTTGAAGATTTTGCTGACCCGGGTATCAATGTGGTTCTCGCTGATCCAAGTAAATCTGCTACTGCAAGGGCGAGCAACCTTATCTTCTCAAATCTAGGGATTTTAGATGATGTAAATAAAAATGTCCAGATGCGGCCAGGAACAGTAGAGGAACTGATTGATGCCATGAAAAATGGTATGGATGCAACCATCATCGCACGTGAACTTATTACTACTAAAGATCTGGATATTATAGACATACCGATTGACAAAAACAAAGTAATGGTTATTGCAGCCGGACGTACTACCTATACCAAAGATCCCGATACTGCCCAGGATTTTGTGAACTTCTTAAATTCATCTGCTTCAAAAGAAATTTTTGAGAAGGATGGATTTCCTCCATACCCTGATTGTGGATATATTAAGTAA
- a CDS encoding GrpB family protein, whose translation MKIIGIWDIFESGADPYEKCIESHSAFYSYLPRPDLPESGVRVIRYDIKNGPILAGIAFGADADFYIPDWENVDTLLISPDLIEVTSFHGTKSVFPVHDATCTESDTLLLQCNLEQEHLKLYLGSLSWYFPDNASADEVHLIPYDPSWPAMASAFVDTFYNEFGADIITKMEHYGSTSIPGMPAKPILDFLVEVSSLQEAIARIVRLTDTKNWEYWWYGDHITLIKRDEKTRVRTHHIHITSCNHKIWNNLVFRDRLQSNPVLANEYADLKYRLTAEFKGDREAYTRAKGDFIRKVMRIDSGVSGHSGK comes from the coding sequence ATGAAGATTATTGGAATATGGGACATTTTTGAGTCCGGTGCAGATCCGTATGAAAAATGTATTGAGTCCCATAGTGCTTTTTATTCCTACTTACCCAGACCTGATCTTCCGGAATCAGGAGTCCGGGTTATTCGATACGATATAAAAAATGGTCCCATTCTAGCCGGAATAGCGTTCGGTGCTGATGCAGACTTCTACATTCCTGATTGGGAGAACGTAGACACTCTTCTCATATCTCCGGATTTGATAGAAGTAACATCTTTTCATGGTACAAAGTCAGTGTTCCCGGTTCATGATGCAACATGTACTGAATCTGATACTCTTCTGTTACAATGCAATCTGGAACAAGAGCATTTGAAACTATATCTTGGGTCACTATCCTGGTATTTTCCGGATAATGCATCTGCTGATGAAGTACACCTCATTCCATACGATCCGTCATGGCCTGCTATGGCATCTGCATTCGTTGATACTTTTTATAACGAATTTGGTGCTGATATTATCACGAAGATGGAGCATTATGGGAGTACATCCATTCCCGGGATGCCTGCAAAACCTATTTTAGACTTTTTAGTTGAGGTCTCTTCATTACAAGAAGCCATTGCACGAATCGTACGGCTGACTGATACAAAAAACTGGGAATACTGGTGGTATGGTGATCATATTACTCTCATTAAACGGGACGAAAAAACCAGAGTACGAACACATCATATTCACATAACCTCTTGTAATCATAAAATCTGGAACAATCTGGTATTTAGAGACCGGTTACAATCCAATCCGGTATTAGCCAACGAGTATGCTGATCTAAAATATAGATTAACTGCAGAGTTCAAAGGAGATCGGGAAGCGTATACCAGAGCAAAGGGAGATTTCATCAGAAAAGTGATGCGTATTGATTCCGGTGTTTC